One window of Nocardioides dongkuii genomic DNA carries:
- a CDS encoding L,D-transpeptidase, with product MTLSRTRSAFAAATALALAATLTACDAGSATPGSDPGSSAAPGAESDGAAEAAEPPRLVTNVRAGAQDVPVDKVVEVRAAGGTLRGVDVSSGSGPVPGELGADGTTWTASARLEPGTSYAVRVRAEGSDGTPARQTTRFQTQDLSLDQQTYPSVAPLDGETVGVGMPVVVGFDVPVTDRAAIEENLTVTSTPKQAGAWHWLSDTEVHWRPKRYWEAGTEVDVDVDINSVHAGGGVYGQESRQVEFEVGAAHVYRVDARTHQMRVFSDGELLRSIPITLGKSGFTTRSGTKVIVEKFETRRMNSETVGIPAGSSEAYDINDVRYAMRLTYSGEFIHAAPWSEGSQGYANVSHGCTGMSTENAAWLYAMTRRGDVVEYTGTDRPMTLDNGYGDWNTSFADYRQGSALSAR from the coding sequence ATGACCCTGAGCCGTACGCGCTCGGCGTTCGCCGCCGCGACCGCGCTCGCCCTGGCCGCCACCCTGACGGCCTGCGACGCCGGCTCGGCCACGCCGGGCTCCGATCCGGGTTCGTCCGCCGCCCCGGGGGCCGAGAGCGACGGTGCGGCCGAGGCCGCTGAGCCGCCCCGGCTGGTCACCAACGTGCGGGCCGGCGCCCAGGACGTGCCCGTCGACAAGGTCGTCGAGGTGCGCGCCGCGGGCGGCACCCTCCGCGGCGTCGACGTCTCCTCCGGGTCCGGACCGGTCCCCGGGGAGCTCGGTGCCGACGGCACCACCTGGACCGCGTCCGCGCGCCTCGAGCCCGGCACGTCGTACGCCGTGCGGGTGCGCGCCGAGGGTTCCGACGGCACGCCGGCCCGGCAGACGACCCGGTTCCAGACCCAGGACCTCAGCCTCGACCAGCAGACCTACCCGTCCGTGGCCCCGCTCGACGGGGAGACCGTGGGCGTCGGCATGCCGGTGGTCGTGGGCTTCGACGTGCCGGTGACCGACCGCGCGGCGATCGAGGAGAACCTCACGGTGACCTCCACGCCGAAGCAGGCCGGCGCTTGGCACTGGCTCAGCGACACCGAGGTGCACTGGCGCCCGAAGCGCTACTGGGAGGCCGGCACCGAGGTCGACGTCGACGTCGACATCAACTCCGTGCACGCCGGTGGCGGGGTCTACGGCCAGGAGAGCCGCCAGGTGGAGTTCGAGGTCGGCGCCGCCCACGTCTACCGCGTCGACGCCCGCACCCACCAGATGCGCGTGTTCTCCGACGGGGAGCTGCTGCGCTCCATCCCGATCACGCTGGGCAAGTCCGGCTTCACCACCCGCTCGGGCACCAAGGTGATCGTCGAGAAGTTCGAGACCCGGCGGATGAACTCCGAGACCGTCGGCATCCCCGCGGGCAGCTCGGAGGCCTACGACATCAACGACGTGCGCTACGCGATGCGGCTGACCTACTCCGGTGAGTTCATCCACGCCGCGCCCTGGTCCGAGGGCTCCCAGGGGTACGCCAACGTCAGCCACGGCTGCACCGGCATGAGCACCGAGAACGCCGCGTGGCTCTACGCGATGACCCGCCGCGGGGACGTCGTCGAGTACACCGGCACCGACCGCCCGATGACGCTCGACAACGGGTACGGCGACTGGAACACCTCGTTCGCGGACTACCGGCAGGGCTCGGCGCTCAGCGCCCGCTGA
- a CDS encoding LLM class flavin-dependent oxidoreductase: MTTLQLGLDTFGDVTVAHDGSPIPHAQVVRDVVEQGVLADRVGVDAFGVGEHHRDDYAVSAPEVVLAAIAARTTRIRLGSAVTVLSSDDPVRVFERFATLDAISGGRAEVTLGRGSFTESFPLFGFDLADYEVLFSEKLDLFARLRAEGPVTWEGTVRGPLRGAEVFPRTASGALPTWVGVGGSPESVVRTARHGLPMMLAIIGGEPTRFAPYADLYRRALAELGQPDQPIGVHSPGFVAETDAEARELLWPHFRANRDRIGRERGWPPATRQQFDAEADHGSLYVGSPETVAGRIAATVRALGVQRFDLKYSNGPMPHDHLMRAVELYGTEVAPRVRELVSGR, encoded by the coding sequence GTGACCACCCTCCAGCTCGGCCTCGACACCTTCGGCGACGTCACCGTCGCCCACGACGGCTCCCCGATCCCCCACGCCCAGGTGGTCCGCGACGTCGTGGAGCAGGGGGTGCTGGCGGACCGGGTCGGCGTCGACGCGTTCGGCGTCGGCGAGCACCACCGCGACGACTACGCGGTCTCCGCCCCCGAGGTCGTGCTCGCCGCCATCGCCGCCCGCACCACCCGGATCCGGCTCGGCAGCGCGGTGACCGTGCTCAGCTCCGACGACCCGGTGCGGGTCTTCGAGCGGTTCGCCACCCTCGACGCGATCTCGGGGGGCCGGGCGGAGGTCACGCTGGGCCGGGGCTCGTTCACCGAGTCCTTCCCGCTCTTCGGCTTCGACCTCGCCGACTACGAGGTGCTGTTCAGCGAGAAGCTCGACCTCTTCGCGCGGCTGCGCGCCGAGGGCCCGGTGACGTGGGAGGGCACCGTCCGCGGGCCGCTCCGCGGTGCCGAGGTGTTCCCCCGGACGGCGTCCGGCGCGCTGCCGACCTGGGTCGGGGTCGGCGGGTCACCGGAGTCGGTCGTCCGCACCGCGCGCCACGGCCTGCCGATGATGCTGGCGATCATCGGCGGCGAGCCGACCCGGTTCGCGCCGTACGCCGACCTGTACCGCCGGGCGCTCGCCGAGCTCGGGCAGCCGGACCAGCCGATCGGGGTGCACTCCCCCGGCTTCGTCGCAGAGACCGACGCCGAGGCGCGCGAGCTGCTCTGGCCGCACTTCCGGGCCAACCGCGACCGGATCGGGCGGGAGCGCGGCTGGCCGCCGGCGACCCGGCAGCAGTTCGACGCCGAGGCCGACCACGGGTCCCTGTACGTCGGGTCGCCCGAGACCGTGGCCGGACGGATCGCGGCGACCGTGCGGGCGCTGGGCGTCCAGCGCTTCGACCTCAAGTACAGCAACGGGCCGATGCCGCACGACCACCTGATGCGGGCGGTCGAGCTCTACGGCACCGAGGTGGCGCCGCGGGTGCGCGAGCTGGTCAGCGGGCGCTGA